The Acidobacteriota bacterium genome contains the following window.
AGATCAACCATATTCTCGCGTCGCCCAAAGATAACGGACTTATCGAACTGATCGTTCGTCGTCCAAAGGGGAACAAACGCGAGGTTTTGGAGAGTGGGATGCTTAATGTCGAAACTGGCCTCGTCGGCGACAATTGGCTGACTCGCGGCAGTTCGCGGACAGGTAACGGGCTCGGGCATCCTGAGATGCAGCTCAATTTGATGAATTATCGCTTTGCCGAGCTGATCGCTGGTGATCGGCATCGAGTTCCGCTAGCTGGGGATCAGTTCTTTGTCGATCTGGATCTGAGCGGTGAGAATTTGCCGGTCGGCACGCGACTTTTGATCGGCGAAGCTCTGATCGAGGTGACGTCGGTGCCGCATCTCGGCTGTAAAAAATTTGTTGAGCGTTTTGGCATGGACGCTATGAAATATGCGAATTCCGAATTCGGCCGGAAACATAACCTCCGCGGAATCAATGCAAAGGTGGTCAGCGGGGGCCGTGTCGCTGCTGGCGGTACTATTCAGATCGTGAGGTAGGGAATGTTTAGGTCAATAAGTTTTATCTCGTTTCTCGTTTTGGCGGCTTTTCCAGGACTCGTATTTTCACAGGAGGCCGCAGCCACGGCGCCGAAAAGTAACTACGAACGCGTGCTGGAAACACCGGGAAGTGTGGTGCTTGCGAAAAAATACCCGGTCGGTAATCCTAAGTTTGGCCTCTCTGTGACGGTTTCTTATCGGATCGATGCGCAAGCGGATCGCTTCTACACGCTTGACGGCGGAACCACATTTTCGATAGATATGCACAATCTGCCGAAACTGATCAACGATCTTGAGATCTTTAACGTCCAGATGAAAGCCGCCGACGGTAAAGATGGCGAGAATGTCTTCTTCCGCTATTCAGATAAGTTTTGGGTGAGTTTCTATTCGTTCGCCGATGAAAAGGGCAAGCAGCAACCGCAGACGCTGTATTTTAACCCCGGCCGTTTTGAAAGCTCAGGCAAAGGAACCGAAAAAGTCCTTAGCGAATACATCGAAGCTCTGAAAGCAGGACTCGCTAAAATGCAGGATCTGCAAAAAGCTAAAAATTAAGAATTAATAGAAGATGAAACGATGAAATTTGTAGTGAAAATTACGCTTCTCGCGGCATGCCTCGTATTTATCGGAGCGTCGTCGGCCGTTTCGGCTCAGAACATGGCGGGAACGGTGGTGACCAAGGAGATCAAGTTTGCGAAGGGCAAACACGAGGCTATCGTCTCCGGCACCGCCAAATACGGCATGAGCTATGTTTACAAGCTCGGTGCAAATGCGGGCCAGACGATCGAAATCGAACTGGTCGGCAAAAGCTCAGAGCTGATCTTCTCTCTCATGGCCCCGCCGCCGGACGAAGACACGATCGCAACTATGGTTAAAACCTACAACGGCGACCTGCCAATGAACGGCAAATACATGATCGTCGTTGTGATGAACGACGAAAAATCCGTCGGTGTGCCGTTTACGTTGAAGGTGAAGATAAAATAGGATCGGTGATCGTATGAGTAATATAGAAATTCTTGAACAAGCGCTGAAGCTGAGGCCGGATGAAAGATACAAAGTGGTTGAAGGTTTGTTAAACAGCCTAGATGTTCCGGACAGCGATCTCGACGAGATATGGGCTGATGAAGCCGAACATAGACTGAAGGCATATCGAGAAGGCCGGTTAGGGAGCGTATCGATGGAAGAGATCTTCGGTTCTGACGTATGAAGGTTCGGTTTTCAACTTTAGCTCAACAAGAACTGGACGATGCCGTTTTGTATCTTGGACTTGAGTTCGAGGGACTTGGCGAAAGGTTCAAGTCTGAGGTTAAAGCGGCGGTGTTGAGGATCGCTCGATATCCGCAAGCTTGGTCCGTCGAAAGAGGTGAAGTTAGAAAGTGTCTCCTGCACAAGTTTCCTTATAAATTACTCTATTCGATCGAATCCGATCATATTTTTATTTTAGCTATCGCGCACCAGCACCGGCGACCCGATTATTGGATCGACAGGCTTGCTTAGCGGACTGCAATTGAAGATCGCCACCTGGAATATTAACTCGATAGGTTCGCGCATCCAGCATGTAATTGACTGGTGCGAGGCGAATCAGCCTGATGTTCTTTGTTTGCAGGAGACGAAATGTGTTGACGAGAAGTTCCCACTTCAGCGGTTTAAGCAGATCGGGTTTGAGCATATTGCGGTTCATGGCGAGAAGGCTTATAACGGTGTTGCGATCGTGTCGAAGCTGCCGCTCGATGATGTGCAGAAAAACTTTGTGGACAACGACGCGAGTGAGTCAAAACGTCTCATCGCAGCAACGATCGATGGCATTCGGGTTGTGAATGCTTATGTTCCGCATGGAACTAAGTTCGGGAGCGATAAATTTGTTTACAAACTCGATTGGATAGCCAAGTTGCGAAAGCTGTTTGACGATAATTTTGAGACCGACGACGAAGTCCTATTATGCGGCGATATCAACGTCGCTCCGCATGAGATGGACGTTTGGAACCCGCAGCTTTGGCGTAACAAAATGCATTTTTCGAAGCCGGAACGGGACGCGATCCTGGATCTGAAAAAATGGGGTTTCGTCGACCTTTTTCGACAATTGAACGGCAGCGAACGTGAGTTTTCGTGGTGGAGCAATTTTCATCATGATTTTGAAAAGGATCGCGGACTTCGCATTGACCACATCTGGGCCTCGCCCCCGTTGGCTGAGGTCTGTACTGATTGCTGGATAGATAAAGGGCCTCGCGGATTGGAAAAGCCAAGCGACCACGCTCCGGTTGTGGCGGAATTCAATATTTAAAGAATCTATGCTGCGTTTGATCCGAAAAACTATTTTCCTCACCGGCTGCTTTGTCATATCGGCGTCAGCCTCATTTGCACAAAGCCCGCCCGTCGATATCAACTCGCCCAAAGTAAAACGGGCTCTCGAATTCATAAGATCCATCGAGCCCGAGACCATCGAGGAACAGATCAAAACTGCCGAGATCCCGGCACCGACATTCAAAGAAGGCAACAGAGCGAAATACTACAAGCAGAGGTTCACCGAGCTAGGCCTTTCAAACGTGCGGATCGACGCGGTTGGAAACGTGATAGGCGAGCGGTCTGGAACCGATCCGTCGCAAACGCTCGTGATCGCGGCGCATCTCGACACAGTTTTTCCCGAAGGAACAGATGTAAAGGTCAGGCGGAACGGCAACATCCTCACGGGGCCCGGAATTGGCGACGACGCTAGAGGTTTGGCGGTGATACTTGCCATCGTCAGAGCGTTGAATGAAGCCAGAATTGAGACGAAAGGAAACATGATCTTCGTCGCCGACGTTGGCGAGGAAGGCCTCGGTAACCTAAATGGCGTTGGGCACATTGTGAAAGAGGAACTCAAGGGCAAGATCACGCATTTCATCGGCCTTGACGCGTCCGGTTATGACATCGTGAACCGCGAGATCGGCAGCAATCGATATCGTGTGACTTTTCGCGGGCCGGGCGGGCACAGCTATTTCGAATTCGGGCGTCCAAGCGCTATCCATGCCCTCGGCCGGGCCATTGATAAGATTGCAAAATTAACTGTGCTAAAAGATCCGCGAACGACCTACAATGTCGGTAAGATCGAAGGCGGCACAACGGTAAACTCGATCGCCCAGACAGCTTCTATGGAAGTCGATCTGCGGTCGATCAGTGCAGGCGAATTGGAAAAACTTGATGCGAATTTCAAAAAAGCCGTGCAAAGGTCGCTCGAAGAGGAAAACTCGTCGAAGACCGATGCGGCGAGGCTGACCGTCGAGATCCAGATGATCGGTCAGCGTCCTGTCGGGCTGCAAGCTCCGGATGCACCGATCGTTCAGGCAATACTCGCCGCTGACAAGGCTCTCGGCATCACGCCGAACCTGACCGCGAGCAGCACGGATTCGGGAATGCCGATGCGGTTTGGGATTCCGGCGGTGACGATCGGCTCGGGCGGCAAGTGGCAGGGAATGCATTCGGTTGGCGAGATTTTTGACTCTACGGACAGCTATCTTGGTACGCAGCGCGTATTGACGGCTATACTGGCGATTATTGGGATGAAGAAGTAGTTGGAGAAATTATGAACTTGTTTGGTCGAATTTCAACTCTGATCCTGGTCTGCCTGGTTATCGTTTCCTCGGCAGCTGCGCAGAAAAAACCGGCGGCCTTTAGCACGAGCGGCTATTACGAGGGGATAAAGATGTCTAGCCGTGAATCCGGCGACTCTTACGGCATCTCGATCTACCTGACGCAGTCGGCTAACGATACATTTGCACTCGTGACCGAGGCACCGGGCGGTACGATCAATAGCCCCGTCCTGGTCAAAGCGAAAATGACGGGAAAGGACATGCGCACCATCGAATTCACCCTTCCCGGCGATAATGGGGATCGCCAGTTCAAGGGAATCGTAGCGGCAGCCTCTTTGACCACGAAATACTTCGACAAAAAGATCGTGCTCAAGCGCGCGTGCGGCGGGACGTTCAGCAACATATCGACAGGCAGCGGCGGCGATGTCGGCGGGATGGAGTTTTACATTACCGACAGCGGCGGCAACTGGTTCGTGCTTGCTGCTGAAGCGGAAGGCGAGCTGAAGGATCCGGTCCTCGTTCCCGCTGAAGTCACCGGCAAAAACTACGACAAGATCTCATTCAGCCTCGGCGACCGCAAATTCACCGGCACGAGAGGAACGACCGTGCTGACCCTCAATGAGGGCGGAACCAAAACGGTTTTCAAGCAGAAATGCTACAAATAGCGAGAAACATTATGAACAAAATGAAATTGAGAGCGATCCCACTCGCGATGTTCGTTTTTTGCATGAGCATTGCCATTAATGCTCAAAGCCCGGCGCCAGTTGTCCAGAATAAATGCGCGAAATTAAAGATGGCCGCAGGCGAAGAAGACGCCGATATGGGCGGAAAGCGTTATCAGAAGTTCATTTTCACAAATATGTCGGATCAACCGTGCACACTCAGGGGGTTTCCGACGTTTGTTGTCCTGAACAAGGCAGGACAGGCTCTCGCGAACGGCAAGGCGAAATACAGCAACGATTATCCGAACGGCTTGGCAGAAAGTGACCGCAAACCTGTTGCTGTAACACTCGAGCCCGGTAAAACGGCATGGTTTCAGATCTATTACAACGATGGTATGGCTCTAGATCACAAAGGCCCGTATCCAAAAGCTTACAAATTCCTCATTACCGCCCCGAAAGGCGATAAGGCGTTTGTGACGAGAACCGATATTCAGCCCTGCTGCGGCATAACCGTCGGATCGATCCGTGGTGATGAGCCGGAATAAAAAACAATTGCTCCAAAAAATTTAACCGCAGGTGACGTAGATAACGCAGATCTCCATCGATTTTCAGTGATCTATCTGCGTTATCCGCGCGCCGGATTTCCGTGGCCAAAAAAAGATGGTTCGCATTACGTGTCGTCATACAATCGAAATCATGGCATATTCGCGTGTTGTGGATATGCGTGGCGGCGTATGTTAGGTTCGAAACAAAACCGTAAAAGCTCAAAATACCTATGCGTTTAAAACAACTTACCGCTCTTAGTCTTATTTCCTTGATCCTTGCCAGTTCGATCGCTGCGCAAGAGCCGGTCGATGCCGCGATGAATGCAAAGATCCGCGACGAAGGCCTCAACCGGTCACAGGTTTTGAAAACCTTTGAGCATTTTACCGAGGTGATCGGGCCAAGATTGACCGGTTCGCCGGCGGCTAAGACGGCGGCGGCGTATTCGCAGTCGCGGTTGAAGGAGTGGGGATTGAGCGATCCACGGCTTGAGCCGTGGGAATTCGGCCGCGGCTGGACGCTGGAAAAGCAGACGGTCGAAATGATCGAGCCTCGCTATATGCCGCTCGTTGGTTACGCCGAGGCTTGGTCCGCATCGACTGCGGGTGAGATCGTGGCCACACCAGTTCTTGTTGGCAATAAAACTGCCGCCGATCTCGAAAAAATGAAAGGCCAGCTCAAGGGTGCTATCGTATTGAGCCAGCCGCTGCAGGATTCGTTCGAGCGGATCGACCGCAAGCAGCCGACGGCGTTCGAAGAAGCCGTGCCGATCGGCCAGCCGCGTCCACCTCAAGGTTCTTCACCATTCATCACACCGGCCGCGATGAATAAAGCCTTATTTGAAACAGGTGCAGGCGTCATCCTTCGGCCGAATCGCGGGGAACACGGCACGATGTTCATCCTCGGCCGCGACAATGCCGAAGCGGCGATGCCGAGCGTGATACTCAGCGCCGAGCATTACAACATGATCGTCCGCATGCTCGAACTCGGTGTGAAGGTAAAGCTGCGGGTCAACGTGCAGACCAAATATCACACAGAGGACAAAAATGGATACAACGTCCTCGCCGAACTTCCAGGCTCAGATCTCAAGGACGAGACCGTAATGATAGGAGCACATCTCGATTCGTGGCATTCCGGAACTGGTGCGGCCGACAACGCCGATGGATCTGCCGCCGCTCTCGAAGCAATGAGAATACTTAAAGCTATCGGGGCGAAACCGCGACGCACGATCAAGGTCGCTATCTGGAGCGGTGAGGAGCAAGGATTATTCGGTTCGCAGAGGTGGGTAACAAAAAACTTAGCAGGAGATGCGAACAAAGCCGCGAGAGAAAAATTTGACGTCTATTTCAACCAGGATCCGGGCAGCGGGCCGATCTATGGCTGGTATCTTGAGAATAACTCAGCCGTAAAACCTATCTTCGACGCCTGGCTGGAGCCATTCAGAGACCTCGGTGCGCGTAAGAACATCATTCAGCCCATAGGCAGCACCGACCACGTATCATTCAACCGTGCCGGCGTCCTGGGCTTTAACGCCGTCCAGAACTACGACCTCTACGACACGCGGGTGCATCATACGAATATGGACACCTTCGAACGTGTGAGCGAAAATGATCTTAAGCAATCGGCTATTGTCCTCGCGTCCTTTGCTTATCATGCTGCAATGCGGGCAGAAAGGATCCCCGCCGGATCAGTAAAATAATCGGCCTTGCCCGATCCCGGATGTTTATGCGACCAATTCTTATCATCGTATCTCTTTTTATTTGCAGCCTCGCGGCTCCTGCGCAGAAGCGTGTCGAAACTGGTTTTCTAAACAGGTCTCTTGTTCTCAATAAGCTTGAGTACCGCTATCAGGTCTATGTGCCTCGTGAATTCTCCAAGGCACAAAAATGGCCGGTGATCGTAGCTCTTCATGGGGGCGGCGAATATGGAAACGATGGTCTAAAGCAAACGCAGGTTGGCCTGGCGACTGCAGTTCGCCTTCATCCGGAACGGTTTCCCGCGATAATCGTCTTTCCTCAGGCTAAACCTGACGGCACGCCCGGCTGGCAGCTCGATGGCGGAAAAGCCGCTATGCAGGCGCTGGATAATGCTGTCAAGGAATTTAATGGCGACCGGTCGCGCCTTTACCTGACGGGTTATTCTGCGGGCGGAAACGGAACATGGTTTCTTGGCTCAAGATACGCCGACAGATTTGCGGCGCTCGTCGTCGTATGCGGATTTGTATCCGACTTTAAGAGCCCGTCAAACGGCATTATGTACCCGGCAATAATTCCGTCGGTCAGCCGCGGAGAAATATACCCGAGTCTCGCCGCCAAGGTTGCTCGCATACCGATCTGGATCTTGCACGGGAACAAGGACGATATAGTCTTGCCGGAAGATTCCCGTCAGATGGAGGCGGCCCTCAAGAAGGTCGGGGCCGACGTTCGCTACACCGAGATCCCTGGAGCCAATCACAACGCCTGGGATCCATCTTACGGAAGGGCCGACGTCATCGAATGGATGTTGAAACAGCGAAAGTAATAGATTACCTCCGCGAAACCTATCGCTTTAATAGTTCACGGATACGCTTTAATAGCTGCGGCATCAGCGTGGTAGTTTTTAGCAGCGAGCCAGACGCAAACTTGGTCGCAAATCCGCGGAATGTTTCGACCGCGGTAGCAGAATAAGGCATCCACCACGCATCTGGCAGCAAGGCGAGTTTGTTGATGTGAATATGCTGGGGCTGGACGAGTTCCATCAGGCCTTCGCGACCGTGGGTGCGGCCGAGGCCGGAATTTTTGAAGCCGCCCCACGGCGTTTGGCCGATGCCGTGGGTGTACAGAACTTCGTTGATGCAGACCGAGCCGGCTTCGATCTGACGTGCGACGCGTTCGCCTTTGGCACGGTCGCGGGTCCAGACGCTGGCGGTAAGGCCGAATTCGCTGTCGTTGGCAAGGCGGATCGCTTCTTCCTCGGTAGAAAACGTCGCTATCGGCAGCGTCGGGCCGAACGTTTCTTCCTGCATCGCGCGCATATCGTTGTTGGCGTTTGTAATGACGGTTGGTTCGTAGAAAAGGCCTTCGAATTCGGGATTGCGTCTTCCGCCGATCTCAATTTTTGCTCCAGAAGCACGGAAATCCTCGACGTGATCCTCGACGATCTTGATCTGCCGTTCTGATGACATTGCTCCGACCGAAACGTCCTCACGATCGCCAAATCCCTGCTTGAGTCGTTTTGTTTTTTCCACGATCTTCCGCGTAAGTTCCGCTGCGACACTTTCCTGCACGTAAAGCCGCTCTACCGATGAGCAAGACTGGCCGCTGTTACAAAACGCTCCCCAGACGGCGGCTCTGGCAGCAAGTTCGAGATTGGCGTCAGCGAAGACGATCATCGGGTCCTTGCCGCCGAGTTCGAGCACGACGGAAGTGAGATTCTTTGCGGCCGCAGCCGCGATCTTTTTTCCAGTGGCGACCGAGCCGGTGAACATTATTTTGTCAGGAGCCGCTTCGACGAGGGCGGCCCCGGTCGAGCCGTCGCCGGTCACGACCTGAACCGCGTTCTGCGGAAATCCGGCTTTCTCAAATATATCGCGGATCTTTACCCCCACGAGCGGCGTTAGTTCTGACGGCTTGATCACAACCGTATTTCCGGCCATCAAAGCCATGACAGCTTCGCCGAGCGGAATCGAAAACGGATAATTCCACGCCGGAATTATCCCCACAACGCCGAGAGGCTGATAGATGATCTTCGACGAGCGGCCCATCAGTGCGTAGAGCCCGATGCCGATTTTTGCTGGCTTTAAAAGCTTTTCCGTGTTCCGCGCAAAATACTGCATCAGATCTAGAACCGGTGCGATCTCCATCGCGATCGCCTCGCCGAAGGGCTTCCCGGATTCTCGCGAGATCAGGTGAGCGATCTCGTCGACCTCAGCTAGTATCACCTCGCGGGCACGCATCATCAGATCGCGTCTGGCGGCAAATGAAGTCTGTCGCCATTCACGAGAAGCAGCACGCGAAAGAGTGACCGCTTTCTGGACATCTTCAGCCGACGAAATGCGTACGCGGCCGACCTCTTCGCCGGTTGCGGGGTTGTAGGAAATTATCGTCTTTTCTGCGGAGTCGGCTGTAGCGATCATGGTTGTGTTACTTCCTCTCACAAGGTCTTCCGGCTGCTTCTTTGGTCGTTCCGCGTTGGATCGTGCTGTCGAGCTTGTTTCCGCAAATGACGGCGGCTTTATGATCGTTGCTGATGTTACCCTTCTGAGCGTGCGAGAGCGTGTTGTTGCGGATGATATTTCCGCCCTTGTCATAATCTGCCGCGTCGCTTTTGAGCTTGACGTTGACGCCGAAGCTCTCGGTTATCAGGTTTCCCTCGACTACATTATTATCACCGCGAAGCTCGACATTGCTACCCGAGAATTCAGCGGGCTCCAGATTATACCGGCATTCATTGCCCGCGAAAACGTTGCGGTTGGCGTTTTCCTTTACGTTAAAACATTCTGAGCCGTAGGTGTTGATGATGTTTCGCCTCGCGATATTGTTATTCGACGTATCATTTGCGTACATCGGCTGAGTTGTCGATTTCGGGCTCGTGCCGATGTAGATCGCTTCGCCATTATGGTATCTGAAGCTGTCTACCCCTCGGTCTTTGGTAAACATTCCACAGTATTCGATCACGGAATCCGATATCTCGTTATGATGAGCGCCGTTGCGTAGGCGGATGCACTCACCGCCGGCACCGCGCAGATACATGTTCATGATCTTGATGCCGGTCAGGTATCTGGTCGCATCGTCGCTGCCGATGTAGATAAGCTTGCTGTCCTTGATGATCGACCGATTTTCGTCCTTAAATGCAGTGACCTTTGACGGGTCGGTCGGATACGCTTTTCCCGCTAACGCCTCCTGGCCGTCGATCGCAAAACCTTCGAACCTGTAATAGCTGTGATCGATATTCACTATTCGGCCAGATCCGTAAAGGATGGTTTTGTAACGCCTATCCTTCGACTTGGCATTGTCGCCGCCGCGAACGACGATCGGAGCGGCTTCGGAGCCGTTGATTCTTGTCGTGAGCGTTTCGTGGTAGATGCCGGGCGAGAGATCAATGCTGGTCCCGGGCTTCGCCACGTCAAGGGCGTGTTGGATGGTCCTGAAAGCGGTCTTCGCGGTTTTGCCGTCGTGCTTGTCGTCACCAGCGGGCGAAACATAAATCGTTTTTTGTGCGGAAGCAGAACACGCTAAGGTGACAACTAGTAGGATCGTAAAAACAAGGTTTGGAAAAAACTTCATTCAGCCCAGATTATAACGCAATTTGGCAGGGTATGCTCAGCAAGTGCACCACCGCGTCGAAAATAGTCCTTGACAAGCTTTGTGCCGATGGTTATTCTGCTGAAGAGGTAAAATACCGAATGATTGACGGCATAGACGAACAAATACTAACGATACTACAAAACGATGCGCGTATTTCGAACGCCGAGATCGCGAGGCAGATCGGGCTGGCTCCTTCGGCGGTATTGGAGCGGATTCGCAAATTAGAGGACCGCGGCATCATTCGCGGTTATCGTACTGAGATCGATCCGCGGGCGGTCGAATTTGGGCTGACGGTCTTTGTCACGGTGAAGACCAGTGAATGCGGAAGCGAAGCCGAAGAGGCTCTCGCGGCGATCCCAGAGGTGCTTGAGGTCCACGATGTCGCTGGCGAAGACTGCTTTTTGCTTAAGATCCGTACCAAAGATACTGACGCGCTAACAAAACTACATCGCGAAAAAATAAGGACGATACCGAGCGTGGTCAGCACGAAAACCATCGTCGTTCTGCAAACATACAAGGAAACGACCGCTTTGCATCTGGAAGGTAAAGCACGCAAGGGGTGAAGTGATGAGCGCGGTTAGAACAGCAGATGAAAAACAGAAACTGATCTTTTTGATCGCAGCATTCGCGGCGGTTTATTTGATCTGGGGATCCACATATCTTGCGATCAAATATGCGATCGAGACGCTGCCGACGTTTCTGATGGCGGGAGTTCGATTCCTGATCGCGGGCGGCATTTTGTACGGCTTCGCACGTTTGTCGCCAAGCTACGAAAAGCCTAAGGCGGTTCATTGGCGGACAAGCTTCATTGTTGGAGCGCTTTTGCTTGGCGTTGGAAACGGAGCAGTTGTTGTTGCCGAACATTATATTTCATCGAGCATGACGGCTTTGCTCATCGCCTCGAATCCATTTTGGATGGTGACGCTTGGTTGGATGTTCATGGGCCGCGGAAAGCCTAATTACAAGGTAACGCTTGGCCTGCTTATCGGATTTATCGGCGTCGCATTGCTTATTCTCGGCCGCCCGGACGCAGTGGGAGCGAGCGGCAATTCGCAATGGTTTGGCATCTTTATGGTCGTTATAGCAACGATCGGTTGGGCGTTCGGTTCGTTGTACGGAGCGACGGCTCCAACCGCGAGATCCAACGTCCTCGCCGCCGGAATGCAGATGCTGGCCGGCGGATTGATCCTGACGGTCGTCAGCGCGATCGCCGGTGAATGGCAAACATTCGATTACCGGGCAGTTTCGTCCACGTCATGGATAGCTCTGGCGTATCTGATATTTGTCGGTGCGTTGGTCGCCTATACTGCATATAGCTGGCTGATGCAGAATGCTTCCGCGTCGGCAGTTTCGACGTATGCTTATGTCAATCCGGTCGTGGCGGTCTTCCTCGGATGGATCATCGCCGGCGAATCGCTCACCGCTCAGATGCTGATCGGAGCCGCGATCATCGTCGTATCCGTGATGCTCGTCACGGCAAATAATAAGAAGAAACTTCAACCTAAAGAGGTCGAGATCCACGAATCGCTTACACCGACAAGCACCACTGCTTCAGCAGCAGCTTAAAAACGAAGAGGAAATTATGGCAACAGGAACATACAAAGCAACAGTTCGATACGCCGGTGACGATTTTTTCATCGGCACACCGCCGAGCGGACACGCTCAGCTAATGGACGCCAACGGCGAACGCAAAGCCGCCCCGACGCCGCTCGAGAATCTCCTCGTCGCCGTCGCCGGATGTACCGCATTCGACGTCGAGTCGATCCTGAAGAAAAAACGTCAGGATGTTACCGACTACCGCGTCGAGATCGAAGGCTGGCGTCGCGACGAAATGCCGAAGGCCTTTATCAAGCTCCACATCAAACACATCGTTACCGGCCGCAATATTTCAGAAAAGGCGGTCGCCGATGCTATCAGACTGTCGGACGAAACCTATTGTTCGGTCGCCGCAACGGTCAAGCCGACGGCTGAGATCACGACGAGTTACGAGATCGTGTTAGAACCCGCTGCGTAAGCAGTAAAAAGAAAATTAACCGCAGATAAACGGGGATGAGCGCAGATCAGAAAATATGATCTGCGCTCATCCGCGTTTATCTGCGGTGAAATTCTTTCGGGTTCGTCCGTCCGCCGCGAAGCTCTAGCCGAGCATTTTCTCGATCACACCATAGCTCGCTTCGATCGCTTCGCTCAATCTATACGGCTCCGTGCCGCCGCCTTCGGCCATGTCGGCTTTTCCGCCGCCGCGTCCGCCGACGATCGGGGCGATCTCGCGGATGATGTCGCCTGCCCTGACCTTTCCCGTAAGGTCGTCGGATACACGGACGATCAGGCCGACCTTGCCTTCGTCAGAGCGTCCGATGATAACGACGCCGGATTTGAGACGAGCTAGCAGTGTGTCTGAAAGCTGACGCGTACCATTCGCATCGAGCCCGTCAACTTGTTTTGCCAAAACCGTTACGCCGTTGATCTCACGCGGTTCGTTCTGCTCGCCGCCGTCTGCACCTTGAGCACCGAGAGCCATTTTGAGCTTTAGCTCATCCATTTCCTTGCGGGTCTTTTTGAGCTCTTCCTGCAGGCGAGCGATCGCGTTCGGCAGGTTGTCACGCTGAGTGTTGAGTTCGTGCAGGCTGCGTTCGATGAGGCGTTCATCTTCGCGGAAGCGTGAGAACGCGTCAAAGCCGGTGATCGCACGAATACGACGCACGCCGGAAGCGATCGCTTCGTCGCCGGTGATCTTAAAGCTGCCGATGTCGCCAGTTGCGCGGACGTGAGTTCCGCCGCATAGTTCTTTCGAGAAAACGCCGTCGCCAACACTCAAAACGCGTACCGCCGAACCATATTTCTCACCAAACAAAGCCATCGCCCCGCAGGCCATAGCTTCCTCGATCGCCATGACGTTTGTGTTGACCGGATCGTTTTTAAGAATGTAACGATTCACCAGGTCCTCGACCTCGGCGATCTCATCGGCGGTCATCGGCTGGTAATGGGTAAAATCGAACCGCAAAACGCTCGGCCCGACGACCGAACCCGCCTGTTTCACATGCGTTCCCAAAACTTCTCTCAATGCTGCATGAACGAGGTGCGTGGCGGTATGATTTCGCCGCGTCGCATCGCGTTTCTCGGCGTCGACCGTCGCGACGACCTCGTCACCGACCTCGAGCGAGCCAGCGAGTATCGAGACCTTGTGTATGATCAATCCCGAAACAGGTGAATAAGTGTCGGAAACGGTCGCTTTCGAAGCAACACCGCCCGTTTTTATCATCCCGCCGCTTTCGTCGCCCTTGCTAAAGGTCGTTTTCACGATAACGCCGGTATCGC
Protein-coding sequences here:
- the alaS gene encoding alanine--tRNA ligase, with amino-acid sequence MSVYEESTEAQQFASRVIADHARSTAFAIADGILPGNEGRNYVLRKIMRRAIYHGREHLGLNEPFFHKVCDFVVTEMSGAYPELEAQRDFISKMVKIEEERFANTVTVGLGRLNDLGLSASTPKDNELFLAIGKLYDTFGTPRDLIRVYLEEKGLEFEEDDFNERFDTALQELQKQGDVGHTTRKSQPSPIYAELLDKFGMNQFHGYDTIQIADAKVVAILDGDTPVAELTAGAQGSVVLDNTPFYAESGGQVGDTGVIVKTTFSKGDESGGMIKTGGVASKATVSDTYSPVSGLIIHKVSILAGSLEVGDEVVATVDAEKRDATRRNHTATHLVHAALREVLGTHVKQAGSVVGPSVLRFDFTHYQPMTADEIAEVEDLVNRYILKNDPVNTNVMAIEEAMACGAMALFGEKYGSAVRVLSVGDGVFSKELCGGTHVRATGDIGSFKITGDEAIASGVRRIRAITGFDAFSRFREDERLIERSLHELNTQRDNLPNAIARLQEELKKTRKEMDELKLKMALGAQGADGGEQNEPREINGVTVLAKQVDGLDANGTRQLSDTLLARLKSGVVIIGRSDEGKVGLIVRVSDDLTGKVRAGDIIREIAPIVGGRGGGKADMAEGGGTEPYRLSEAIEASYGVIEKMLG